A region of Selenomonadales bacterium 4137-cl DNA encodes the following proteins:
- a CDS encoding carboxyl transferase domain-containing protein produces the protein MATIQEKIQDLKARQEKVKQGGGAKRIEKQHASGKLTARERVEKLLDPGTFVELDQFVHHRCTNFGMEKEEAPGEGVVTGYGTVDGRLVYVFAQDFTVVGGSLGEMHAAKICKVQDLAVKMGAPLVGLNDSGGARIQEAVDALSGYGKIFYRNTLASGVIPQISVIMGPCAGGAVYSPALTDFIFMVKNTSQMFITGPQVIKSVTAEEVTAEALGGAMTHNTVSGVAHFAAENDDNCMEQVRYLLSFLPSNNLEDAPVQETGDDPNRMDASLNTMLPDNPNMPYNMKDVIAKIVDNGEFYEVHEHYAQNIITCFARFDGQTVGIIANQPSVMAGCLDVNASDKSARFIRFCDAFNIPLVNLVDVPGFLPGTSQEYGGIIRHGAKMLYAYSEATVPKVTVITRKAYGGSYLAMCSQDLGADQVLAWPSAEIAVMGPAGAANIIFKGDPAAKEKTDKYVEEFATPYKAAERGFVDIVIEPAETRPRIITALNMLASKRETRPAKKHGNIPL, from the coding sequence ATGGCCACTATCCAAGAAAAGATCCAGGATCTTAAGGCCCGCCAGGAGAAAGTCAAGCAGGGCGGCGGCGCCAAACGGATCGAAAAACAGCATGCCAGCGGCAAGCTGACCGCCCGCGAGCGGGTCGAAAAGCTCCTCGACCCCGGTACTTTCGTGGAGCTCGACCAGTTTGTCCATCACCGCTGCACCAACTTCGGCATGGAGAAGGAAGAGGCTCCCGGCGAAGGCGTCGTAACCGGCTACGGCACGGTGGATGGCCGTCTGGTGTACGTGTTCGCGCAGGATTTCACCGTCGTCGGCGGTTCCTTGGGCGAAATGCACGCCGCCAAAATCTGCAAGGTGCAGGATCTGGCTGTCAAGATGGGTGCGCCCCTCGTCGGCCTCAACGATTCCGGCGGCGCCCGCATCCAGGAAGCGGTTGACGCGCTGTCCGGCTACGGTAAAATCTTCTATCGCAACACTCTCGCCTCGGGCGTCATTCCCCAGATTTCGGTCATCATGGGACCGTGCGCCGGCGGCGCCGTGTATTCCCCGGCCCTGACCGACTTTATCTTCATGGTGAAAAACACCAGCCAGATGTTCATCACCGGCCCGCAGGTCATCAAATCGGTTACCGCCGAAGAAGTGACCGCCGAGGCCCTCGGCGGCGCTATGACCCACAACACCGTGTCCGGCGTGGCTCACTTCGCGGCCGAGAACGACGATAACTGCATGGAGCAGGTTCGCTATCTGCTAAGCTTCCTGCCGTCGAACAATCTCGAGGACGCCCCGGTGCAGGAGACGGGCGACGACCCCAACCGCATGGACGCCAGCCTCAACACCATGCTGCCCGATAACCCCAACATGCCGTACAACATGAAGGACGTCATCGCCAAGATCGTTGACAACGGCGAGTTCTATGAGGTGCATGAGCACTACGCCCAGAATATTATCACCTGCTTCGCCCGTTTCGACGGCCAGACGGTCGGCATCATCGCCAACCAGCCGTCGGTTATGGCCGGCTGCCTCGACGTCAACGCGTCCGACAAGTCCGCCCGTTTCATCCGTTTCTGCGACGCTTTCAACATCCCGCTCGTCAACCTCGTCGACGTTCCCGGCTTCCTGCCCGGCACCAGCCAGGAGTACGGCGGCATCATCCGCCACGGCGCCAAGATGCTGTACGCTTACTCGGAAGCCACCGTGCCCAAGGTCACCGTCATCACCCGCAAGGCGTACGGCGGCTCCTATCTGGCGATGTGCTCCCAGGACCTCGGCGCTGACCAGGTGCTCGCCTGGCCGAGCGCGGAGATCGCCGTCATGGGCCCGGCCGGCGCGGCCAACATCATCTTCAAGGGCGACCCCGCCGCCAAGGAAAAGACCGATAAGTACGTCGAGGAATTCGCCACCCCGTACAAAGCGGCCGAGCGCGGTTTCGTCGATATCGTCATCGAGCCTGCCGAAACCAGGCCGCGCATCATCACCGCTCTCAACATGCTCGCCTCCAAGCGCGAAACCCGTCCCGCCAAGAAGCACGGCAATATTCCGCTGTAG
- the mce gene encoding methylmalonyl-CoA epimerase translates to MFKVLKVDHIGIAVKDLAEAKKFYTETLGMTALGEEVVEQQKVKVCFIPCGDSEVELLESTSPDGPIAKFIEKNGEGIQHVALRVDNIENALADLKGKGVRLIDEQPRYGAGGASIAFVHPKATGGILLELSERK, encoded by the coding sequence ATGTTCAAGGTACTAAAGGTCGACCATATCGGCATCGCGGTGAAAGACCTGGCGGAAGCCAAGAAATTCTACACCGAAACCCTTGGTATGACCGCTCTCGGCGAAGAGGTCGTCGAGCAGCAGAAGGTTAAAGTTTGCTTTATCCCCTGCGGCGACAGCGAGGTGGAACTCCTCGAGTCCACTTCCCCGGACGGCCCGATCGCCAAGTTCATCGAGAAGAACGGCGAGGGCATCCAGCACGTCGCTCTCAGGGTAGACAACATCGAGAACGCTCTTGCCGACCTCAAGGGCAAAGGCGTACGCCTTATCGACGAGCAGCCGCGTTACGGCGCCGGCGGCGCCAGCATCGCCTTCGTTCACCCGAAGGCCACCGGCGGCATCCTGCTCGAGCTTTCCGAGCGGAAATAG
- the meaB gene encoding methylmalonyl Co-A mutase-associated GTPase MeaB, which translates to MDIVAELLAGSRLALSRAITAVENEYDEATAIMQKLYPHTGRAHVIGITGPPGAGKSTLTDKLAKVYRRQGKTIGIVAVDPTSPFSGGAILGDRIRMNELTLDEGVFIRSMGTRGSLGGLSRKTADAVKILDAFGKDIIFIETVGVGQSEVDIIKAADTTVVVLVPGLGDDIQAIKAGILEIGDVFAINKADREGAERLKAELDMMLDLDQVKTDWRPPIKQTVASQGTGIEELIATIDSHIDYLGTSGELARRRTARTRSELIALLEEYIHRRVLGRVTESGQLDQLVAKIEKRDRDPYSVVSELLNAFLK; encoded by the coding sequence GTGGATATTGTGGCAGAGCTTTTGGCCGGCTCGCGGCTGGCCCTGTCGCGGGCCATCACCGCGGTCGAAAACGAATACGACGAAGCGACGGCGATTATGCAGAAGCTATACCCGCATACCGGCCGGGCCCACGTAATCGGCATCACCGGGCCGCCCGGCGCGGGCAAGAGCACCTTGACCGATAAGCTGGCCAAGGTTTATCGCCGCCAGGGCAAGACGATCGGCATTGTGGCCGTCGACCCCACCAGCCCTTTTTCGGGGGGCGCCATCCTCGGCGACCGCATCCGGATGAACGAGCTTACCCTCGACGAGGGCGTGTTCATCCGCAGCATGGGAACGCGGGGGAGTTTGGGAGGACTGTCGCGCAAGACGGCCGATGCGGTCAAGATCCTGGACGCCTTCGGCAAGGATATCATTTTTATCGAGACGGTCGGCGTCGGCCAGTCCGAGGTCGACATCATCAAAGCCGCCGATACTACCGTGGTCGTGCTCGTCCCCGGTCTGGGAGACGATATTCAGGCCATCAAGGCGGGCATTCTCGAGATCGGGGACGTGTTCGCCATTAATAAGGCCGACCGCGAGGGGGCCGAGCGCCTGAAGGCCGAGCTTGACATGATGCTTGACCTGGATCAGGTCAAGACCGACTGGCGGCCGCCCATCAAGCAGACGGTGGCCAGCCAGGGAACAGGGATCGAGGAACTTATCGCTACCATCGACAGCCATATCGACTATCTTGGCACATCGGGCGAACTCGCCCGGCGTCGGACGGCAAGAACGCGGAGCGAGCTTATCGCCTTGCTGGAGGAATACATTCACCGCCGGGTTCTCGGCAGAGTTACCGAGTCCGGCCAGCTTGACCAACTGGTCGCGAAGATAGAAAAACGGGACAGGGATCCCTACAGCGTCGTTTCCGAACTGTTAAACGCTTTTCTGAAGTAA
- a CDS encoding cobalamin B12-binding domain-containing protein → MEKRIRVLVAKPGLDGHDRGAKVVARALRDAGFEVIYTGLRQTPEQITEAALQEDVNVVAMSLLSGAHNTLFPKVVNMVRDKGMKDVLIIGGGVIPDADIPGLKEAGVSAVFTPGTPTASIIEFIKSNVK, encoded by the coding sequence ATGGAAAAACGTATTCGCGTACTGGTAGCAAAGCCCGGTCTCGACGGTCATGACCGCGGCGCCAAAGTCGTAGCCCGCGCTCTTCGCGACGCAGGCTTCGAGGTAATCTACACCGGCCTTCGCCAAACTCCCGAGCAGATCACCGAAGCCGCTCTGCAGGAAGACGTAAACGTCGTGGCGATGAGCCTTCTGTCGGGCGCGCACAACACGCTCTTCCCCAAAGTCGTAAACATGGTCCGCGACAAGGGGATGAAGGATGTTCTCATTATCGGCGGCGGCGTCATCCCCGACGCCGACATCCCCGGTCTGAAAGAGGCCGGCGTGTCCGCCGTATTCACCCCCGGCACCCCGACCGCCAGCATCATCGAATTCATCAAGTCCAACGTTAAATAG
- a CDS encoding methylmalonyl-CoA mutase family protein has product MANETLKAKMAEYTAKVEKVAAKNPERQNLAHNRLYTPLDLEGFDYERDLGFPGDYPFTRGVQPTMYRGRFWTMRMYAGFSTAEESNKRYRYLLESGGTGLSCAFDLPTQIGYDSDDPIAEGEIGKVGVAIDTLKDMEILFDQIDLGKVSTSMTINAPAAVLLAMYIAVAEKQGVPADKLNGTIQNDILKEYAARGTYIFPPKPSMRLITNIFEYCSKNVPSWNTISISGYHIREAGSTASQEIAFTIADGIAYVDAAIKAGLNVDDFAGRLSFFWNAHNNVLEEVAKFRASRRVWAKVMKERFGAKNPKSWMLRVHTQTAGSMLTAQQPDNNIVRVALQTAAAVMGGTQSLHTNSKDEALALPTEDSVRIALRTQQIVAYESGLADVVDPLGGSYYVEALTDKIEKECWDYIKKIDDLGGAVAAIEKGYIQKEIQESAYKWQMDVESKQRIIVGVNQFQIKEKAPEGLLRVDAAVGEFQKNKLAKVKAERDNAAVKAKLAALEEACKDENKNLMPLILDAVKVYASLGEICGVMRKVFGEYEAHVSL; this is encoded by the coding sequence ATGGCAAATGAAACATTGAAAGCCAAGATGGCCGAGTATACCGCCAAGGTAGAAAAAGTAGCGGCCAAGAACCCCGAGCGCCAGAATCTCGCGCATAACCGTCTTTACACCCCGCTCGATCTCGAGGGGTTCGACTATGAGCGCGACCTCGGTTTCCCGGGCGATTATCCCTTCACCCGCGGCGTGCAGCCGACCATGTATCGCGGGCGTTTCTGGACGATGCGCATGTACGCCGGTTTTTCGACCGCCGAGGAGTCCAACAAGCGTTACCGTTATCTGCTAGAGTCGGGCGGCACGGGCCTGTCCTGCGCCTTCGACCTGCCGACCCAGATCGGTTACGACTCCGACGACCCCATCGCCGAAGGTGAAATCGGCAAAGTGGGCGTGGCCATCGACACCCTTAAGGATATGGAGATTCTCTTCGATCAGATCGATCTCGGCAAAGTATCGACTTCAATGACGATCAACGCTCCGGCCGCCGTCCTACTGGCGATGTATATCGCGGTCGCCGAGAAGCAGGGCGTGCCTGCCGACAAGCTCAACGGCACCATCCAGAACGATATCCTGAAAGAATACGCCGCCCGCGGCACCTACATTTTCCCGCCCAAGCCCTCGATGCGGCTGATCACCAACATTTTCGAGTATTGCTCCAAGAATGTGCCTTCGTGGAACACTATCTCGATCTCCGGCTACCACATCCGCGAGGCCGGTTCGACCGCTTCCCAGGAGATCGCTTTCACGATCGCCGATGGCATCGCTTACGTCGACGCCGCGATCAAGGCGGGCCTCAATGTCGACGATTTCGCCGGCCGCCTGTCCTTCTTCTGGAACGCCCACAACAACGTGCTCGAGGAAGTCGCCAAGTTCCGCGCCTCGCGCCGCGTATGGGCCAAGGTTATGAAGGAGCGTTTCGGCGCGAAGAACCCCAAGAGCTGGATGCTGCGCGTCCACACCCAGACCGCCGGCTCGATGCTCACCGCCCAGCAGCCTGACAACAACATCGTCCGCGTGGCGCTTCAGACCGCGGCGGCCGTCATGGGCGGCACCCAGTCGCTGCACACCAATTCCAAGGACGAGGCGCTGGCTCTGCCGACCGAAGATTCGGTCCGCATCGCCCTCCGCACGCAGCAGATCGTCGCTTATGAAAGCGGCCTGGCCGATGTGGTCGACCCGCTGGGCGGCTCTTACTACGTGGAAGCCCTCACCGACAAGATCGAGAAAGAATGCTGGGATTACATCAAGAAGATCGACGACCTCGGCGGCGCCGTGGCAGCCATCGAGAAGGGCTATATCCAGAAGGAGATCCAGGAGAGCGCCTACAAATGGCAGATGGATGTCGAGTCCAAACAGCGCATCATCGTGGGCGTCAACCAGTTCCAGATCAAGGAGAAAGCTCCCGAAGGCCTGCTGCGTGTTGACGCCGCCGTCGGCGAGTTCCAGAAGAACAAACTTGCCAAGGTTAAGGCCGAGCGCGACAACGCAGCCGTCAAGGCCAAGCTGGCCGCTCTCGAGGAAGCCTGCAAGGACGAGAACAAAAACCTCATGCCGTTAATCCTCGACGCGGTCAAGGTTTATGCCAGCCTCGGCGAAATCTGCGGCGTGATGCGCAAAGTGTTCGGCGAATACGAAGCGCATGTCAGCCTGTAA
- a CDS encoding acetyl-CoA hydrolase/transferase family protein, with translation MIDIRDRVRCKELHAKIVSAEEAAAIIKPGMNIGTSGFTPAGYPKAVPLALAERMKNEPFKINLWTGASVGGELDGALAQADGIHKRMPYQTNDAIRKALNSGKIEYFDLHLSHVAQMTRYGFLGGKVDVAIIEACAITEEGHIVPTTSLGNSASFVQSADIVIVEVNTSQPLELEGMHDVYVPLDPPNRGPIPIVKADDRIGTPYIEAGPGKITYIVACDLPDVTRPLAAIDDDAKAMSAHLTDFLNNEIKNGRMPKKLLPLQSGVGSVANAVMAGMVESPYSGLQCFTEVIQDGMFDLIDAGKLDFASGTSLTPSPDGLKRMYANLKEYRKKIVLRPQEISNSPELARRLGVIAMNTAIEVDIFAHVNSTHIMGTKMMNGIGGSGDFARNGYLTIFFTNSVAKNGDISSIVPMCSHIDHTEHDIDVIITERGVADVRGLSPRERARVIIDKCAHPDYKPMLLDYLERAEKTTGFAHTPHLLDEALSWHTRFIKTGTMKVK, from the coding sequence ATGATTGACATTAGGGACAGGGTGCGCTGCAAGGAGCTGCACGCCAAGATTGTCTCCGCCGAGGAAGCGGCCGCCATCATCAAGCCGGGCATGAATATCGGCACCAGCGGTTTCACGCCGGCCGGGTATCCCAAGGCGGTTCCCCTGGCGCTTGCCGAGCGCATGAAGAATGAGCCGTTCAAGATCAATCTCTGGACGGGAGCCTCGGTGGGCGGCGAGCTCGACGGCGCGCTGGCGCAGGCGGACGGCATCCACAAGCGCATGCCTTACCAGACTAACGACGCCATCCGCAAGGCGCTCAACAGCGGGAAGATCGAGTATTTCGACCTGCACCTGTCGCATGTGGCCCAGATGACGCGTTACGGTTTCTTGGGCGGCAAGGTCGACGTAGCTATCATCGAGGCCTGCGCCATCACCGAGGAGGGCCATATCGTGCCGACGACCTCGCTGGGCAATTCGGCGTCGTTCGTGCAGAGCGCCGATATCGTGATCGTCGAGGTCAACACTTCCCAGCCGCTCGAGCTGGAAGGCATGCACGACGTATATGTTCCCCTGGATCCCCCTAATCGCGGCCCCATCCCGATCGTGAAGGCCGACGACCGCATCGGCACGCCTTATATTGAGGCCGGCCCCGGCAAGATAACCTATATCGTTGCTTGCGACCTGCCCGACGTCACCCGTCCGCTGGCGGCGATCGACGACGACGCCAAAGCGATGAGCGCCCACCTTACCGATTTCCTCAACAACGAGATCAAGAACGGCCGTATGCCGAAGAAGTTGTTGCCGCTGCAGTCGGGCGTGGGTTCGGTGGCCAACGCGGTAATGGCCGGCATGGTCGAGTCGCCTTACAGCGGTTTGCAGTGCTTTACCGAAGTCATTCAGGACGGCATGTTCGACCTGATCGACGCCGGCAAGCTCGATTTCGCTTCCGGCACGTCGCTGACCCCGTCGCCGGACGGTCTCAAGAGGATGTATGCCAACCTTAAGGAGTACCGCAAGAAGATCGTTCTCCGGCCGCAGGAAATATCCAACAGTCCGGAACTGGCCCGCCGCCTCGGCGTAATCGCCATGAATACCGCCATCGAGGTGGACATCTTCGCTCACGTCAACTCGACCCATATCATGGGCACCAAGATGATGAACGGGATCGGCGGCAGCGGCGATTTTGCCCGCAACGGCTACCTGACCATCTTCTTCACTAACTCGGTGGCCAAGAACGGCGATATTTCCTCGATCGTGCCGATGTGCTCGCATATCGATCACACCGAGCACGACATCGACGTCATCATCACCGAGCGCGGTGTGGCCGACGTCCGCGGCCTCAGCCCGCGGGAGAGGGCCCGGGTCATTATCGATAAATGCGCCCATCCCGACTACAAGCCGATGCTCCTCGATTACCTGGAAAGAGCCGAGAAAACGACCGGGTTCGCCCACACCCCGCATCTTCTCGACGAGGCGCTTTCCTGGCATACCCGGTTCATAAAGACCGGGACAATGAAAGTTAAATAG